The following is a genomic window from Nitrospira lenta.
TCACTCCACGGAATGGCCTTTTCGTGAAACCTTAGCGACCTGGTGCGACCGCACGCTCGGTATCCGCATTGTGGAACGGATAGACCGCGAGATGATCAAGTGGTGCGTCGCCTTCTGCGACGAAGGAGAAGCGGCCTGGTCGATGCCCCATCGGGAGGAAACGTTTTTTCGAGCCTGGAAAATGTCCGTACAGCACGACTGGACACTCTCGCTGCTGGGTATCAGACAATCAGCGGAAAAGATTCGGGCGCTCTCAGACCGTCCGGAAGACGCCCTTCTGGAATCACTCCACCTGATGCAGATCCCCAAGGCCTTGTGGCAAGACTATCTGTCCCTGCATCTGACCGCCCTACCCGGCTGGTCGGGCTTCATCAAATGGCGCGCCGACCAGACAGCGGATCCGTGGCAAGAGGCCTATCGCATTGACTTGGTCAAATATCTCGCGGTCCGCTTGTTCTACGAGCGCGAGTTGATCGACCTTGCCTGCCGATCGGAACTCGGATACCCGGGAAACTTCCAAGCCCTCCATGCCTATACGCACCGATTCCCCTATGCCTTCTGGTTCAGACGTGTCCTGAACGCGGGGCAGGCCTCCAAGCAGGCCGTCGTCGAAACTCGCCGGCTCCGCCGCCCGTGGAGCGCAACGCAGCCGAATGACTGGGACCAGCTAGGACGCAAATGGCATCGCCAACAACGGAGCGATCAGCAAGCCCAATCGGCCAAGACCCTCGCAGAGGCCCTCACCCGCCTCGCCGACACATTGGGCCTTGGCCCCGATGCACTGACAGATGCCTCCCCTGATATACGCGAACAATTAGCCAATTGGCTGCGCGCATTCCCCCCCCATATGCGCAGCATGAAATGGCTCGAAGCAGCCGAACTGACCGCCGAACGAACCGTGCTCATGAAGCTGACGCCGGATGAATCTCAAAGCGTACGGTCTGAATCACCGGCTCCCGCCAGATCGTTGGCGCAGTTTGTGTTCTGCATCGACGTCCGGTCCGAAGTGTTCCGGCGTCAACTTGAGCAGCGCGGCGGCTACGACACCTACGGCTTTGCCGGATTTTTTGGCCTGCCCATCGCGTACCGATCTCTCGATGAGCCGCACGAAACCGCGCTATGCCCGGTTTTGTTGAAGCCCAAACACGTCTTGCGAGAAGTCCCTCGAACCTACAACGGCGACACGGCCCAGCGCCGCAGAACCATCGTCTCCGCGGTGAAAGCCGGTCAAGAACTGCTGCACGATCTGAAGCATAACGTCATCACCCCCTATGTCATGGTCGAGGCCGTGGGGTGGTTCTTCGGCTGGTCACTTCTAGGGAAAACGCTGTTCCCAAACTGGTATCACCGCATCGCCGAATGGTTTCGCCGCACACTGATGCCGGCCGTGGCCACGTCCGTCACGGTGGATAAACTGACCCGCCATGAAGCGCATGAGATGGTAGCCGCTGAGCAACGGATGCGAATCTTGCGATGGCTCAGAACGCACCACCAGGTAGAAGGGGCTCTACTGACACCTCAGCGGCTGGAGCACATCCGGTTGCAGGCGTTGTCCGACGCGCCATCTTCTCCAATGGGGCCCGGCGGTCTCGACCGCCTGCTGACACTCAGCCCGCCCCAGAAAGCGACGATCTTCGAGAGTCTCCGCCGCGAATGCCGTATGACGGGACGCGACAACGCGACACGGATCGACCACATTACACGCACTGGGTTCACCCCCACCGAGCAAGCCTACTATGTGGAAACCTCGCTGCGATTGATGGGACTCACCTCTTCATTCGCGCGGCTCATCTTTCTGTGCGGACATGGCAGTACCTCTCAAAACAACCCCTACGAATCGGCGCTCGACTGCGGCGCCTGCGGCGGCAGCCAGGGGCTTCCCAATGCCCGGGTGTTCGCCACGATCGCCAATCGGCCGCAAGTTCGGGATCTGCTGGCCGCGCGGGGCTTTGCGATCCCAAGCGACACCCATTTCGTAGCGGCACGCCACGACACCACCACGGACCGCCTGGATGTGGGCGATCTGGAGGACATACCCTCCACCCACCGCAAGGAATTGGCGCAAGTCCTGGAGGACATCGCGATGGCCGGCGCCGAAGCGGCTCTGGAACGGTATGGCAGACTCTCTGGCAACGAAGTGAAGCCGGTTCGGGATACGGCGCTTCGTGCGATCGAGCGGCGCAGCCGTGACTGGGCTCAAGTCCGCCCGGAATGGGGGCTGGCCAGGAACAGCTGGTTCATTATCGGAAACCGCCGCTTGACGACCAGTCACACGCTGGAAGGCCGCGCGTTCCTCCATTCCTATGACCATGCGGCCGACCCTGACGGCAAATTGCTCGAGATCATCATGACGGCGCCGTTGATCGTAGCTCAATGGATCAACAGCGAATACTATTTCTCTACCGTGGCGCCTGACACCTATGGAAGCGGCAGCAAGGTCTACCACAACGTGA
Proteins encoded in this region:
- a CDS encoding DUF2309 domain-containing protein, producing the protein MNRSHHCTDTDRMELRSYVNLAGEVVARLWPMRTFISRNPLQGLEHLPFSQAVQLGTERFGGAGYLSPQLYREAHRAGRISDDAIDQALAPLVLDDSIPLGSRILSHRDVLRAALIHDIEPSEFLSRTSALAEMDAERSLALVNAWMEQLPSADQRPQPPTRRQAHSTEWPFRETLATWCDRTLGIRIVERIDREMIKWCVAFCDEGEAAWSMPHREETFFRAWKMSVQHDWTLSLLGIRQSAEKIRALSDRPEDALLESLHLMQIPKALWQDYLSLHLTALPGWSGFIKWRADQTADPWQEAYRIDLVKYLAVRLFYERELIDLACRSELGYPGNFQALHAYTHRFPYAFWFRRVLNAGQASKQAVVETRRLRRPWSATQPNDWDQLGRKWHRQQRSDQQAQSAKTLAEALTRLADTLGLGPDALTDASPDIREQLANWLRAFPPHMRSMKWLEAAELTAERTVLMKLTPDESQSVRSESPAPARSLAQFVFCIDVRSEVFRRQLEQRGGYDTYGFAGFFGLPIAYRSLDEPHETALCPVLLKPKHVLREVPRTYNGDTAQRRRTIVSAVKAGQELLHDLKHNVITPYVMVEAVGWFFGWSLLGKTLFPNWYHRIAEWFRRTLMPAVATSVTVDKLTRHEAHEMVAAEQRMRILRWLRTHHQVEGALLTPQRLEHIRLQALSDAPSSPMGPGGLDRLLTLSPPQKATIFESLRRECRMTGRDNATRIDHITRTGFTPTEQAYYVETSLRLMGLTSSFARLIFLCGHGSTSQNNPYESALDCGACGGSQGLPNARVFATIANRPQVRDLLAARGFAIPSDTHFVAARHDTTTDRLDVGDLEDIPSTHRKELAQVLEDIAMAGAEAALERYGRLSGNEVKPVRDTALRAIERRSRDWAQVRPEWGLARNSWFIIGNRRLTTSHTLEGRAFLHSYDHAADPDGKLLEIIMTAPLIVAQWINSEYYFSTVAPDTYGSGSKVYHNVTGRIGVMTGNQSDLRMGLPVQSVMNGSTPYHDPLRLTAIIEAPRSRVHTIILRQPLLETLFHNHWLRLIVLEPETRTYYRYDGTGGWDAVAQTSAGQLAGAGVGQG